The following proteins are encoded in a genomic region of Arachis stenosperma cultivar V10309 chromosome 4, arast.V10309.gnm1.PFL2, whole genome shotgun sequence:
- the LOC130976971 gene encoding CMP-sialic acid transporter 1 — protein sequence MQWYFVAVLLTVLTSSQGILTTLSQSNGKYKYDYATIPFLAEVFKLAVSSFFLWRECKKSPLPKMTTEWRTVILYPIPSIIYLIHNNVQFATLTYVDTSTYQIMGNLKIVTTGILFRLFLGRKLSTLQWMAIVLLAVGTTTSQVRGCGEASCDSLFSAPIQGYMLGVLSACLSALAGIYTEFLMKKNNDSLYWQNIQLYTFGTIFNMARLALDDFRGGFENGPWWQRIFNGYTITTWMVVLNLGSTGLLVSWLMKHADNIVKVYSTSMAMLLTMIISIFLFSFKPTLQLFLGIIICMMSLHMYFAPSNMLLDMPVTVKPDEEREKLIEVSVDRRTHS from the exons atgcagTGGTACTTTGTCGCGGTGCTCCTCACCGTTCTCACCAGTTCTCAG GGAATATTGACAACCCTCTCGCAAAGTAATGGAAAGTATAAGTATGATTATGCCACTATCCCATTTCTTGCTGAGGTTTTCAAG CTTGCGGTGTCAAGTTTCTTTCTATGGAGGGAATGTAAAAAGTCACCTCTGCCAAAGATGACAACTGAGTGGAGAACAGTGATTCTTTACCCCATTCCTTCAATTATATATCTGATCCACAACAATGTGCAGTTTGCTACCCTCACATATGTTGACACTTCCACCTACCAGATAATGGGCAATCTAAAGATTGTGACCACTGGAATACTATTCAG GTTGTTCTTAGGGAGGAAGCTTTCAACCTTGCAGTGGATGGCGATCGTGCTGTTGGCTGTTGGGACAACCACAAGCCag GTTAGGGGCTGTGGAGAGGCTTCATGTGATTCACTATTCTCAGCACCAATACAGGGTTACATGTTAGGAGTTCTGTCAGCTTGTCTCTCAGCTTTAGCTGGAATTTATACTGAGTTCTTGATGAAGAAAAACAATGATAGCTTATACTGGCAGAATATACAGTTATACAC GTTTGGTACAATCTTCAATATGGCACGACTTGCTTTGGATGATTTTAGAGGTGGATTTGAAAATGGACCCTGGTGGCAACGTATATTCAATGGATACACTATCACTACTTGGATGGTGGTATTAAATCTAGGGTCTACTGGTCTTTTGGTTTCCTGGTTGATGAAACATGCTGACAATATTGTTAAG GTATATTCCACATCAATGGCAATGCTTCTGACAATGATAATATCAATATTCCTATTCAGCTTCAAACCTACGTTGCAG CTTTTCTTGGGTATTATTATTTGTATGATGTCTCTACACATGTATTTTGCCCCATCAAATATGCTATTAGATATGCCAGTAACAGTTAAACCGGATGAAGAGAGGGAGAAGCTTATTGAAGTGTCTGTTGATCGAAGAACACATTCATGA